The window CGCCTTGCCGCCGAGCGGCTGCTGCGTGACCAGCGAGTACGGGCCGGTCGAGCGCGCGTGGATCTTGTCGTCCACGAGGTGGTGCAGCTTGAGCATGTACATGACGCCGACGGTGACCGGCATGTCGAAGCGGTCGCCGCTCTTGCCGTCGCGCAGGATCTCCTGGCCGCTGATCGACAGGCCCGACAGAGAAACGAGGTCGAAGATCTCGTCCTCGCTGGCGCCGTCGAACACCGGCGTGGCGACGTGGATGCCGCGCGCCGCCTTGTCGGCCAGCACGCGCAGGTCGCGGTCGGACAGGCCGTCGGCGAAGGAGTCGATGCCGTCGCCCTTGTACGAGCGCCGCACGAGAGCGCGCACGCCCTCGAGGTCACCCTTCTCGGCCAGCTCCTGCATCGTGCGGCCCAGGCACTTGGCGGCCCACCCGAGGTGGGTCTCCAGGATCTGGCCGACGTTCATGCGGCTCGGCACGCCGAGCGGGTTCAGGCAGATCTCGACAGGGGTGCCGTCCTCGAGGAACGGCATGTCCTCGACGGGGACGATCTTGGAGACGACGCCCTTGTTGCCGTGGCGGCCGGCCATCTTGTCGCCGACCTGGAGCCGGCGCTTGATGGCCACGAACACCTTGACCATCTTGATGACGCCCGGCGCGAGCTCGTCGCCGGCAGAAAGCCTCTCGATCTTCGCATCGAACTGCGAGTTGATCGCGTGGCTCTTCGACTTCATCGCGTCGACGATGCGCGCGAGCTCTTCCTCGATCGTCTGGTCGCCGACGTTGATCTCGCCCCAGTACTGGGTGGGCAGCTCGTCGAGCACCTCGCGGGTGACCACCGAGTCCTTGGCCAGCAGCACGTGGCGGTTGTCGTCGGTGATGCGCGTCTGCGTCATCCGCTCGCCGAGAATGCCGAGGATCTGGCCCTCGGCGCTCGTGCGGATGATGCGCAGCTCGTCGCTGCGGTCCTTGTCGAGCTTGCGGCGCTGCTCTTCCTCGATGCGCGTGGCGCGCTCGTCCTTGCTGACGCCCTTGCGCGAGAACACGCGTGCATCGATCACCGTGCCTTCGGTGCCCGGCGGCATGCGCAGCGAGGTGTCGCGCACCTCGCCGGCCTTCTCGCCGAAGATCGCGCGCAGCAGCTTTTCCTCGGGCGAAAGCTGGGTTTCGCCTTTCGGCGTGATCTTGCCGACCAGGATGTCGCCGGGGCCGACTTCGGCGCCGATGCGGATGATGCCCGCCTCGTCGAGGTCGCGCAGCGCTTCCTCGCCGACGTTCGGGATGTCGCGCGTGATCTCTTCGGGCCCGAGCTTGGTGTCGCGCGCGACGCACTCGAACTCCTCGATGTGCACCGAGGTGAAGTAGTCTTCCTTCGCGAGCTTCTCGGAGACGAGGATCGAGTCCTCGAAGTTGTAACCGTTCCACGGCATGAACGCGACGACGACGTTGCGGCCGAGCGCGAGCTCTCCGCACTCGGTGGACGGACCGTCGGCGATCACGTCACCGAACGCGACGCGGTCGCCCTCGAGCACGATCGGTTTCTGGTTGATGCACGTGTTCTGGTTCGAGCGCTGGTACTTGGTCAGGTTGTAGATGTCGACGCCCGGGTCCTGCGCGCCCTCGGCGCGGTCGGCCTTGACGACGATGCGCTCGGAGTCGACGCTCTCGACGAATCCGGGGCGGCGTGCGACGCAGGTGACGCCCGAGTCGCGCGCGACGATCGCCTCCATGCCGGTGCCGACCAGCGGCGCGTCGGTGCGCAGCAGCGGAACGGCCTGGCGCTGCATGTTCGATCCCATCAGCGCCCGGTTGGCGTCGTCGTGCTCGAGGAACGGGATCAGCGCCGCGGCCACCGACACGAGCTGCGTCGGCGACACGTCCATCATCGTGACCTGGTCGGGACTGACCATCGTCGAGTCCATCGTCTGCTCGCCCTGGGGCGAGATGCCCTTGCGGCGTGCGGCGACGAGATCGCTGGTGAACCGCGCCTGCGCGCTGATCGGCGCGTTGGCCTGCGCGATGACCTGCTCTTCCTCGGCCAGCGCCGTCAGGTAGTCGACGTTGTCGCTCACCTGGCCACCGCTGACGCGGCGGTACGGCGTCTCGACGAAGCCGTAGTCGTTGATGCGCGCAAACGTCGACAGCGAGCTGATCAGGCCGATGTTCGGTCCTTCCGGCGTCTCGATCGGGCAGACGCGGCCGTAGTGCGTCGGGTGCACGTCGCGCACGTCGAAGCCGGCGCGCTCGCGCGTCAGGCCGCCTGGTCCGAGGGCGGAGAGACGACGCTTGTGCGTGACCTCCGAGAGCGGATTGGTCTGGTCCATGAACTGGCTGAGCTGGCTGCTGCCGAAGAACTCCTTGATGACCGCGCTGACCGGCTTGTAGTTGATCAGCTCCTGCGGCATCAGCGTCTCGAGATCCTGCAGGCTCATGCGCTCGCGGATCGCGCGCTCCATGCGCAGCAGGCCGATGCGGTACTGGTTCTCGACGAGCTCGCCGACGGTTCGCACGCGGCGGTTGCCGAGATGGTCGATGTCGTCGATCGAGCCGTTGCCGTTCTTCAGTAGGATCAAGTAGTTCACGACGAGGAGGATGTCCTCGCGGCGCAGCGTTCCCTGCTCGAGCGGAACGTCGATCGCCAGCTTGTGGTTGAGCTTGAGGCGCCCCACTGCCGACAGGTCGTACTTGTCGCCGTTGAAGAACAGGTCGTTGAAGAACGCTGTGGCCGTGTCCAGCGTCGGCGGATCGCCCGGGCGAAGCCTGCGGTAGATGTCGATGATCGCGTCTTCGGTGCGGTCGATCTTGTCGAGCAGCAGCGTGTTGCGCAGCGACGGCCCGCGGTTGAGCTCGTCGATGTAGACCAGGCGGAACTCGTCGATGCCGCGCTCGCGCATGATATCGAAGGTCTCGGCCTTGATCGTGCCGTTGCACTCGACCAGCACCTCGCCGGTGTTGGGGTCGACGATGTCGTGGGCGGGAATGCCGCCGATGATGTCCTCGAAGGCGATCGGGATCTCCTCGAGACCCGCCTCCTCCATGTCGCGAAGCGCCTTGCGCGTGAACTTGCGTCCCTCGCGCACCAGCACTTCGTCGGACTGGGGATGACGGATGTCGCGCGCCGCCTTCTGGCCGTCAAGCGTCTCGCGCTGGAACTTCTTGAACGCCTTGCGGCCCTCGATCCGGATGTGGTCGACCGGGTAGAAGTAGTTCAGCAACTCTTCGGTGTTCATCCCGAGCGCACGCAGGAGCACCGTTGCCGGGAACTTGCGGCGGCGGTCGATGCGCACGTACAGGATGTCCTTGGCGTCGAACTCGAAATCGAGCCACGAGCCGCGGTACGGAATCACGCGCGCGTTGAACAGCAGGCGTCCGCCGGCGCTGGTGCGTCCCTTGTCGTGATCGAAGAACACGCCCGGTGAGCGGTGGAGCTGGGACACGATCACCCTTTCGGTGCCGTTGACCATGAACGTGCCGTTCTCGGTCATCAGCGGGATCTCGCCGAAGTAGACCTCCTGCTCCTTGATGTCCTTGAGCGTCTTCGCGCCGGTCTCCGGATCGACGTCCCAGGTGACCAGCTGCACCGTCACCTTGAGCGGAGCCGAGTACGTCATGCCGCGCTGGTGGCATTCGGCCACGTCGTACTTCGGCGCGCCGATGATGTAGCTGACGAAATCGAGCTGGGCCGTGCCGGTGAAGTCCTTGATCGGGAACACCGACTTGAAGACGCCCTGGAGCCCGATGCTGGTCCGCCCGTCGGGGGCGGCATCGGCCTGCAGGAACGCCAGGTAGGATCGCCGCTGGATGTCGATCAGGTTGGGGACATCCAGCACCTTGCGAAGCTTCCCGAAATTCCGCCGAAGCCTGAAGTTTTGCGTCACTCGCGCCATTGCGACCTCTCCGGACCCTGCTTACGAACCACTACCGAATACGCGCGCGCCGCCGATTGGCGACACGCGTCCCTTCGACGCTGCGTGCCCCGCAAGGGGGCAACACTTCGTCGCGGGAATGACGATGCTGCGGCCGCCTTGCGGCCTCGGCACCGTTACTTGACCTCGACAGTAGCGCCTTCGGCCTCGAGCTTGGCCTTCATCGCGTCGGCGTCGGCCTTGTTCACGGCTTCCTTGACAGCCTTGGGTGCCCCTTCGACGAGGTCCTTCGCTTCCTTGAGGCCGAGGCCGGTCAGCTCACGGACGACCTTGATGACCTGGATCTTCTTCTCACCAGCCGCAACCAGAATGACGTCGAACTCGTCCTTGGCTTCAGCCGCTGCCGGCGCAGCCGCGCCTCCGGCCGCTGCGGCCACCGCAACGGGGGCTGCCGCGCTGACGCCCCACTTCTCTTCGAGGTCCTTCACCAGCTCGGCGATCTCCAGGACCGTCGCGGCCGACAGTTTCTCGATGATGGTGCTTCTCTCTTCCACGCTGAGACTCATTGTTTTCTCCTGGCTGCGCTGCGGCGTTGGGCCGACCTGCGCGTGTTGTTCCCGTTCGTTCCCCGGTTTTCCCGTCCCCCTTTCGGGGAACCAATGAGCGGCCCCGACTCCGGGGCGTGGGCCGCTTCGGCCGTCCGCCTGCCCGACGAGGGCGGCAGAAGGCCGTCCGCTTCGATCAACCCTCGGATCCTTCTTCCATCTGGCGCTGCCTTGCGCCGAGCACCTGCGCGAACTGCTGGGCCGGAGCCGACAGCACGCGAACGAGCATGGTGGCCGGCGTCATCATGAGCGCGAGCAGCTGGGCGCGAAGCTGGTCGCGGCCCGGCATCGTCGCGAGCTTGGCGAGCTGCTTCCTGTCGAGCAGCACCCCGTCCATGACGGCGCCCTTTACTTCGAACGCATCGTTCTTCTCCGCGTAGGTGTCGATCACCTTCGCGAACGCCACGGGGTCGCCGTAGCCGAACGCGAAGACGTTCGGTCCCGACAGCAGCGGCTCGACGACCTTGTTCGGCGTGTCCATGACGGCGCGCCAGGTGAGCGTGTTCTTGGCGACCAGC of the Candidatus Binatia bacterium genome contains:
- the rpoB gene encoding DNA-directed RNA polymerase subunit beta, producing MARVTQNFRLRRNFGKLRKVLDVPNLIDIQRRSYLAFLQADAAPDGRTSIGLQGVFKSVFPIKDFTGTAQLDFVSYIIGAPKYDVAECHQRGMTYSAPLKVTVQLVTWDVDPETGAKTLKDIKEQEVYFGEIPLMTENGTFMVNGTERVIVSQLHRSPGVFFDHDKGRTSAGGRLLFNARVIPYRGSWLDFEFDAKDILYVRIDRRRKFPATVLLRALGMNTEELLNYFYPVDHIRIEGRKAFKKFQRETLDGQKAARDIRHPQSDEVLVREGRKFTRKALRDMEEAGLEEIPIAFEDIIGGIPAHDIVDPNTGEVLVECNGTIKAETFDIMRERGIDEFRLVYIDELNRGPSLRNTLLLDKIDRTEDAIIDIYRRLRPGDPPTLDTATAFFNDLFFNGDKYDLSAVGRLKLNHKLAIDVPLEQGTLRREDILLVVNYLILLKNGNGSIDDIDHLGNRRVRTVGELVENQYRIGLLRMERAIRERMSLQDLETLMPQELINYKPVSAVIKEFFGSSQLSQFMDQTNPLSEVTHKRRLSALGPGGLTRERAGFDVRDVHPTHYGRVCPIETPEGPNIGLISSLSTFARINDYGFVETPYRRVSGGQVSDNVDYLTALAEEEQVIAQANAPISAQARFTSDLVAARRKGISPQGEQTMDSTMVSPDQVTMMDVSPTQLVSVAAALIPFLEHDDANRALMGSNMQRQAVPLLRTDAPLVGTGMEAIVARDSGVTCVARRPGFVESVDSERIVVKADRAEGAQDPGVDIYNLTKYQRSNQNTCINQKPIVLEGDRVAFGDVIADGPSTECGELALGRNVVVAFMPWNGYNFEDSILVSEKLAKEDYFTSVHIEEFECVARDTKLGPEEITRDIPNVGEEALRDLDEAGIIRIGAEVGPGDILVGKITPKGETQLSPEEKLLRAIFGEKAGEVRDTSLRMPPGTEGTVIDARVFSRKGVSKDERATRIEEEQRRKLDKDRSDELRIIRTSAEGQILGILGERMTQTRITDDNRHVLLAKDSVVTREVLDELPTQYWGEINVGDQTIEEELARIVDAMKSKSHAINSQFDAKIERLSAGDELAPGVIKMVKVFVAIKRRLQVGDKMAGRHGNKGVVSKIVPVEDMPFLEDGTPVEICLNPLGVPSRMNVGQILETHLGWAAKCLGRTMQELAEKGDLEGVRALVRRSYKGDGIDSFADGLSDRDLRVLADKAARGIHVATPVFDGASEDEIFDLVSLSGLSISGQEILRDGKSGDRFDMPVTVGVMYMLKLHHLVDDKIHARSTGPYSLVTQQPLGGKAQFGGQRLGEMEVWALEAYGAAYTLQEMLTVKSDDVAGRTRMYESIVKSENTLEPGLPESFNVMVKELQSLCLDVTLVEKEEEAA
- the rplL gene encoding 50S ribosomal protein L7/L12 — translated: MSLSVEERSTIIEKLSAATVLEIAELVKDLEEKWGVSAAAPVAVAAAAGGAAAPAAAEAKDEFDVILVAAGEKKIQVIKVVRELTGLGLKEAKDLVEGAPKAVKEAVNKADADAMKAKLEAEGATVEVK
- the rplJ gene encoding 50S ribosomal protein L10, whose amino-acid sequence is MNQTEKEVVIGELSQKFGQAPLVAVSQFRGLTVAQMTDLRGQLRKVEGELLVAKNTLTWRAVMDTPNKVVEPLLSGPNVFAFGYGDPVAFAKVIDTYAEKNDAFEVKGAVMDGVLLDRKQLAKLATMPGRDQLRAQLLALMMTPATMLVRVLSAPAQQFAQVLGARQRQMEEGSEG